The Caulobacter vibrioides sequence TTTGACCTGGCCAAGGGCTTCCCGGTCCTGACCACCAAGAAGCTACACCTGCGCTCGATCATCATCGAACTGCTGTGGTTTCTGAAGGGCGACACCAACATCGCCTATCTCAAGGACAACGGCGTGCGCATCTGGGACGAGTGGGCCGACGAGAACGGCGACCTGGGCCCCGTCTATGGCAAGCAGTGGCGCTCATGGGCCACGCCGGATGGCCGGGTGATCGACCAGATCTCGGCCGTGGTCGAGAACCTGAAGACCAACCCCAACAGCCGCCGCCACATCGTCACGGCCTGGAACCCGGCCGACGTCGATGACATGGCCCTGCCGCCCTGCCACTGTCTGTTCCAGTTCTTCGTCGCGGATGGGAAACTGAGCTGCCAGCTCTACCAGCGTAGCGCCGACGTGTTCCTAGGGGTGCCGTTCAACATCGCCAGCTACGCCCTGCTGACCGTCATGGTCGCCAAGGTCGTGGGCCTGGAGCCCGGCGAGTTCGTCCACACCTTCGGCGACGCCCACCTCTATCTGAACCACCTGGATCAAGCCCGCGAGCAACTGACCCGTGAGCCGTTCGACTTCCCGACCCTGAAGATCGCCGACAAGCGCGACCTGTTCGCCTTCGAGTACGAAGACTTCGCGCTGGAGGGCTACCAGGCCCACCCGCACATCAAGGCCGAGGTTTCGGTCTAGGGTTTCAACACGATCTTGCCGGCCAGCTGCGCCGACTGCAGCAGGGCCTGAGCCTCGCCGGCTTCGCTGAGCGGCAGGACCTTGGCGATCTTGGGCTGGATCGCGCCGTCGGCGATCAAGCCCAGCACCTTGGCCAGATCCTCGCGATAGGGCCCGGGGCGCGCGTTGCGCCACGACGTGACGTTGTAGCCCACCACGCCCCGGCTGCCGCTGAACAGCTTCAACGCCGACAGGCGGTCAGACAGCAGCATCTTGATCATGGCGGCGGGACGCGCCTTGCCGCCCTTGGTCGCGTCGTAGCCGCCGTACAGGACCGCCGTGCCGCCATCGCGCAACGCGGCCATCGAGGCGGTCTTGAGGTGCGGGCCGCCCACATGGTCGAACGCCGCGACCACGCCGCCGCCGGAGATCGCCAGCGCCCGCTCGGCGACGGCTTCGGCGCGATAGTCGATATGGATCCCGCCCTTGGCCTCGACCTCGGCCTTCTTGCCGGCCGACGCCGTCCCAATGGCCCGCACGCCGCTGAGGCGCGCCAGATCCAGCAGCAGGCCGCCGACGCCGCCGGCCGCCCCGTGGATCAAGACCCATTCTCCCGCCGTCGAGCCCGCGACCCGATGGAACATCTGCCAGGCCGTCAGCCCGTTCAGCACGCCCGCGACCAGGGCCTCGGCCAGCGCGCCCTCGGGCGCGGCCACCAGGTAGCGGGCTTCGATATTGCGGCGCGAGGCGTAGGAGCCCGTCACCGTCAGGGCGGCGACACGCTGGCCAACCGCGAAGCCTTGGACATCGGGACCCAGGGCCTCGATCCGGCCAACGAAGTCATAGCCAGGCGTCACCGGGGCCTTCACGCCCGGATAAAGACCGGTGCGCATCACGATGTCGGCGAAGGCGACGCCGGCGGCCTCGATCGCCACCCGCGCCTCACCGGGACCCGGCGGTGGCAGGACGATCTCGCGCCCTTTCAGCACCTCGACGCCGCCCGTCCGGGCCATGTGCATCTCGAACGCCGTTCCAGACATCGCGCGCCTCCCCGATCATTGTTCTTCGGTCGGCAGAGTTATCGACGTTCAGGTTTGGATCAAGGCATGGCGTACCGCGCCGACGCTCGCTAATCAGGGGGCATGAGCATGCCCACCCTCGCCATTGTCGTCGCCCGCGCCGCCAATGGGGTGAT is a genomic window containing:
- a CDS encoding medium chain dehydrogenase/reductase family protein; this encodes MSGTAFEMHMARTGGVEVLKGREIVLPPPGPGEARVAIEAAGVAFADIVMRTGLYPGVKAPVTPGYDFVGRIEALGPDVQGFAVGQRVAALTVTGSYASRRNIEARYLVAAPEGALAEALVAGVLNGLTAWQMFHRVAGSTAGEWVLIHGAAGGVGGLLLDLARLSGVRAIGTASAGKKAEVEAKGGIHIDYRAEAVAERALAISGGGVVAAFDHVGGPHLKTASMAALRDGGTAVLYGGYDATKGGKARPAAMIKMLLSDRLSALKLFSGSRGVVGYNVTSWRNARPGPYREDLAKVLGLIADGAIQPKIAKVLPLSEAGEAQALLQSAQLAGKIVLKP
- a CDS encoding thymidylate synthase, giving the protein MSTAVLDAPKADANHPERQYLNLLADILESGVQRGDRTGTGTLGVFGRQIRFDLAKGFPVLTTKKLHLRSIIIELLWFLKGDTNIAYLKDNGVRIWDEWADENGDLGPVYGKQWRSWATPDGRVIDQISAVVENLKTNPNSRRHIVTAWNPADVDDMALPPCHCLFQFFVADGKLSCQLYQRSADVFLGVPFNIASYALLTVMVAKVVGLEPGEFVHTFGDAHLYLNHLDQAREQLTREPFDFPTLKIADKRDLFAFEYEDFALEGYQAHPHIKAEVSV